In the genome of Halosolutus amylolyticus, the window ACGCGGCGACCGCGACCGGGCTGGATTTCTCGCGTGAGCAACTGGACCTGGCCGCCGGAACCGTTCCCGGTGCCCCGCTGGTCCAGGGAGATATGACGAGGCTGCCGTTCCGGGACGACGCGTTCGACGCCGTGACGGCGATCCACTCGCTGATCCACGTGCCGCTCGCGGCCCACGGGACGGTCGCCGACGAATTCGCGCGGGTGCTGGCACCCGGCGGCCGACTGCTGTGCTCCGAAGGGGCCGTCGAGTGGACGGGAGCGAACCCCGACTGGCTCGACAGCGGCGTCGAAATGCGGTGGGAGATCGCCGGTGCGGAGGCCACCCGATCGCACCTCGAAGAGGCGGGGTTCGAGATCCTCGAGCGGTGGGACGTCCCCGATACCGTAGCCGACGAGGAGGGCGCGACGAAGCCGTTCTTCGCCGCTCGACTCGATCGGTAGCGGAGGACGGATGGTGGCCGGTCGGTGACGGACCCGGAACAG includes:
- a CDS encoding class I SAM-dependent methyltransferase; this encodes MDENAKTAVRDAYDALADTYAAERSIAGDELDILDAFADSLPAGPRVLDAGCGQGTPVLRRLDDAATATGLDFSREQLDLAAGTVPGAPLVQGDMTRLPFRDDAFDAVTAIHSLIHVPLAAHGTVADEFARVLAPGGRLLCSEGAVEWTGANPDWLDSGVEMRWEIAGAEATRSHLEEAGFEILERWDVPDTVADEEGATKPFFAARLDR